One window from the genome of Spirochaetaceae bacterium encodes:
- a CDS encoding AAA family ATPase yields MHLKSLHIQNYRGIKELKLENLGQINIFTGNNNSGKSTVLEAGYQVTQISNPDAMISISELRMDTIRDNNDWLNFFYENDPVNEPIFEAEFNNNEERRLTISANLKDLIVNSPIDGFPLLKNKIFTKQVEALARGLVITIEVNRNKYEYKLSLVSVSGSLRLIIEKSEGLTGDNYKEKIKTAFIKNPFYMNTLPTLLIMQEDERENLINEDLRKLYPLISRYIVDTQRNAVKLKLNNNKTIPLSAMGDGIRNLINISTHLRNKNHIIFIDEIENGFHYSFYPTLWQSLISIAKEAGVQLFIATHSYECLKALSQNLDGEVDTKLFKLRHKDETHKVSVLDNKGIRTVIDDEIERIEVL; encoded by the coding sequence ATGCACTTAAAAAGCTTACACATACAAAACTACCGTGGCATTAAAGAGTTAAAGTTGGAAAATTTGGGGCAGATAAATATTTTTACAGGAAATAATAATAGCGGTAAGAGTACGGTGCTGGAGGCGGGGTATCAGGTTACACAGATTAGTAATCCGGATGCTATGATAAGTATATCTGAACTGAGAATGGACACTATTCGTGATAACAATGATTGGTTAAATTTTTTTTATGAGAATGATCCAGTTAACGAACCAATCTTTGAAGCTGAATTTAATAACAACGAAGAACGAAGATTGACTATAAGTGCTAACCTAAAAGATTTAATAGTTAATAGTCCGATCGATGGGTTTCCTTTATTGAAAAATAAAATATTTACTAAACAGGTTGAAGCCCTTGCTAGAGGCTTAGTTATTACAATAGAAGTTAATAGGAATAAATATGAATATAAACTTAGTTTAGTGAGTGTTAGTGGTTCGCTAAGATTAATTATTGAGAAATCAGAGGGATTAACAGGAGATAATTACAAAGAAAAAATAAAAACTGCCTTTATTAAGAACCCATTCTACATGAATACACTACCCACCTTATTGATTATGCAAGAAGACGAGCGAGAAAATTTAATTAATGAAGATTTACGAAAACTATATCCATTAATTTCTCGTTATATAGTAGACACGCAACGAAATGCCGTAAAACTTAAATTAAATAATAACAAGACTATTCCATTAAGTGCAATGGGTGATGGTATTCGTAACCTCATTAACATCTCCACCCACTTGCGCAATAAAAACCACATCATCTTTATTGATGAAATAGAAAATGGCTTTCATTACAGCTTTTACCCTACCTTATGGCAAAGCCTAATTAGCATAGCTAAGGAGGCCGGTGTGCAGCTCTTTATAGCTACCCATTCTTATGAGTGTTTAAAAGCATTAAGCCAAAACCTTGATGGCGAAGTAGATACAAAACTCTTTAAACTAAGGCACAAAGATGAAACCCATAAAGTGTCTGTACTAGATAATAAGGGGATAAGAACGGTTATTGATGACGAAATTGAAAGAATTGAGGTACTTTAA